In Leptospira levettii, the genomic window AATGATATGAGGTTTAAAGGCTGCGAGTTTGAACCGATTGGTATGAATTTTTTTTGCAAAACCAGTTTCTAAAAAATTCACCCGGTTTCGAGATTCAAAGTGAACACCAGTAGCAACTGAAGTGACAAAACTTGGATCATTGATTCCTAAGAATTCGTATCGTCCTGTTTTGATTCCTAATTTCTCTTCCAAATACCCAGTCAGTTTCGGATAGAGACTTGCCCCACCAGATAATAAAATGAGGGTTGGTCTCTCTTGTTCTGGAAGAGAAAAAATACTGTTCTCAACTTCGTGAACCACTTGGTCAAGTTTTGCTAAAATAAATTTTCGTAATGATTTAAATTGGATGGCACTGATGTGAAACTGATTTAAAAATTTTGTTTCTTCGGACTTATCCATAGAATCAAATAAAAATCCAACGGGAAGTGATTCTTTGATGAGTCTTGCTTCATCCAAATCAACTTTGAGAATACTTGCAAACTCTGCTGTAATTTCTTCACCGCCAATATAAATTTGGCGTGTGTGCCTTAATTTCCCTTCATGTAAGACGTTTAAGATACAATATCGTCCACCCAAATCTAATTGTAAGATTGATTTTTCAGCAACTAACAGGGGATAATTTTTAGTAATCAGTGCAGAAAGAACAAAAGAATCTAAAGATAGACAACTTAAGGTCAAATCACCTTTGGCAAATGGTTTTAGAGCACGGAATAATTCGGAATGGTGTACATTGAAAGTGATTACATCGGAATTATCTTTTCCTGTTCTCCAAGTTTTACCAATAACCTCTAGTTCTTCCATAGGGTAAGGGACTAAATTTTCCACTTCAAATGGCAAAACTTCTTGGATGGCTTTTTCAGAAACCAATGGAACTGTAAGGTCCCGTACAAATAAATTATGGATCCCTAAATTGATTAAAAAACGATTTTCCTCTGGAAAAAAACTTTGGATAAATCGAATGATATTGTATTCGAATGGGTCCCCTTCATTTTCATCTAGTTCCACAACGGGTAAACTTTCAGTACGAAGGATCACTACTTTGCCTAAAACTTTTTTGAATAAAACACCTTTTAGGAAGGTAGAGCCGTAATCGATTGCAAGGTATTGGTCAAATGATAACATAATTAATCTTCAGTATAGTATAACATCTGGTTGTTGGTAAGATCAAATAATCCCGTTACCTTACGAACCACTTTATCCTTTATAATCCCAACCCCTGTAATTTTGTAAACTTCACCCTTCGTTTTGATCCGGCCACCAGATACGTCGGTTCCTTCCCCTGCAAGTTCCTTATACAAAGTGAGGTCCCCTGTGGTTTTTACTTGGAACTCAGGTTCTGTCTCCAGATCTTTCAATTCTTTAATATAGCCTCCTTTCTGCAACTTGAGTTTCAAAATTTTCATGGCCGCCTGTTTGGTCATAAAATCAGAAAGGGAAATAAGCACAAAATAAGGAGCCGTATTGATATTAATCCGGTCATCATACGAATCTCCCGCAGGTAGGTATGCAGTGATATTATTGGAAAGCACATAGTCTTTATCGGAACGAAGTGCTCTTTCCTCTTCTGTCATAAAGTCTTTGGAATTATTTTTGTCATAATCCTTTGGTTTTAAACTTTCATACACCACGGAGCGGTCGTAGCCCTTCACATTTAAAAGTTCAGAAAGGGAATAAAAAGGAGCATTTTTGATCTTTCTTGGAGGGCTCAAACGACTGTAATAATACTGTTCCGCTCCACCCCCTGTTTCCTGATGGTTTTCATCAATCCAATCGAGAATGGGAAAAATCATCTCTCGTTTCAGACCGAACTGATAGAATAACCGAGTGACCATTTCAATGGTCCTTTGGTTGGGTTGGTCGTCATAAATTTTGACAAGAGAGTTGATGTTAATTTTTCCATCTTCGGGGCTCATTGTGTAATAGATCACACCACCTCCGAGTGGAATGGGGGGAGGATCCATGGCAAGTCCAGATTGGTACAATACTTCTTCTGGGATTTTTTTTAAAGCCCCGACAGCTCCCATAAACCCAGCCTTTGCTAACATATGGGCACGAAATCCATCTGCCTGTGCCCTTGCCACTCGGTATTCTGTGGCAGCATCTTCAAAAAATTTCGAAGCAGTAAACAAAGACGCGGTTCCGATGGCCATTACCAGGAGATAGACCATAAAACCTTTTTTCCAGTGTTTATTTGTAGAGAATGACCGGATGCGCAAGTGATTCATATTTAACAAAAGCACTCCCCACTAATGATATAATTTCAAATCGAATGAGTCTTGGAATTTTTTTGGTTGTACGGGAATTCCAATCATCTACCCATTTGTCTCCACGTTCCGAGAATTTCATTTGGAAACTTTTTACATTCTCAAGCAAAATGTGTTCCACTCCACCTTGTGTCGGAAAGGTATCAACCATTTCGTCTTCTCTACGGATGAGGTAGGACAATCCTTCCATTTTTGGATTGGGCATTTTACGTAAATAAAAGGAAACTTCCCTAACAGATGCTTGGCCCTCTTCTTCCGAATTGGGATTGGAAGTTGCAAACACGATCCGATCGTTCCTTGCTCCCGTTACGCCTTCTTGTTTACCCACAAATAAAATTCGTTTTTGGTTATCGATGAAATAGGTACGAGCAAGTGTTCCTCGGATATTTTCCATTGCATACAAAATATCCTTTCTGTTAGCCCCTTTATTCGAAGCTCCTTTTTTGGAGATTTTATTGGCAGTATAAAAAACTGAAAATATTCCCGTAAAAATAACAGCCATAATCATCACAACAATGGAAATCTCTACGAGAGTGAAACCTCTCCGACTATGACTGGATCGATACAAACGATAGAATTTCCACAAAACATTCATTAGTATTTAGCACTCCTGAATGTTTCAACACTATAGGTTTCCTTTTTATTTCCATCCATGTAAAAGATAGAAACTTTCACTCGGAATACTTTTAATACTCCCCCAGTTTCAAAACTTTTTTTTTGGCCTCGTTTTTTCATGAGGTCACTTAAGCCCACATCTTTATCACCTAACATATCTTTTGGTGCTTTTTTACGAAGTTCTTCGGCATTCGGACCACCCGCAAGTTTGAGTAAATCCATTTCTTCTTCTTTGATTTCCGTTTCAAAGGTATACCCAGGGAAGGCATCGATGGAACCTCGAGATGTATCTGTTTGCATGGTTGTGGAAGAATCGACTTGTGCCATTTTAATTTTCGCCAAATGAACCGCATTGGCAAGTAAGACCGCTTTTTTTTGATACGAAATTCCTTCCGCAATCATTGAATAGGTATAGGTCATCACCATGGCTGCCATCGCCATAGCAATTGTGACTTCAAATAGAGTAAATGCATTACGGGATTGTTTAACGAGGTTGAGTTTTTGCATTGGAATCTACTTGTTCGTCTCGTTCATCTAATCCATAAGACACTTTCTGGATAGGATTTGAATCAGGTTCCGGGAAAAATTCCATTTTATGGATTTTGATTTTTCCACCATATCGATAAATTTGAATTGTACGTTTGATTTCTGTATCGGAACCAATGTATAAAAACAAATCCGTGGTGGTCCCTTGTGGAGTGAAAACAATTCGAATTTTACCTTCGTTTCTTGGTTTACCACCTAAATCGCGTACGCTGACAATTTTAGAATAAAAAGGGAGGGTTGTCTTTTTTAAGATAGGTTCCTCTTCTAACCCACTTTCTTCTCGTTTGAGTAAAAAGAATTGGTATTCTCTTTTTTCAAAATCATAAACAAACAGTACGGATTGGTTTGTGAGTTGGGCTTTGTTATAACCAAATTTAAAGGATTCCTGTAATTTGACTGAAATGTCCTCAGTAGATGGGATGATGAGGTTACGTAAGGACCCTCCCACAATCACCATGAGAAGCCCTAGTATAGAAATGACAACGACGATCTCAATGAGAGTGAGACCGTCGCGGATTTGTCTTTTCCATTTCGGAAATCGTTTTTTATCGGAATGCGGCTGGATAATCATCAGGAGATAGGATATTAAAATCTTTATTTTTTCCATCTCCACCTTCTTTCTTATCTTCACCGAGTGTGAGAATTTGAGGGACAGCACCTTCAAATTTTAACACATACGGTGTTTTCCATGGGTCTTTTAAAACTGCCTTTTCCCGAATGATTGGTTCATAATCATCACCAATCTTGTCATCATCTGGTTTTTCGATTAACGCCTGTAAACCTTGTTCCTCAGAAGGGTATTTATCATAAACTTCCAAATAACGTTCCAATGCAGTTTTTAAAACAGCACTGTCATTTTTCAGTTTTAGTTTTTTTTCCCCTTCACCGCGGTTACCGATACTTGAGTAAAGAATCGCCATAAGGGAACCTAAAATAAGCATCACCACTGTGATCTCAATTAGAGTGAGTCCCTCACGGATCTTTCTGTTTTTTCCTTTCATTTTCATAAACTCTACATCCCCTGGATTTCTTGAGTTAGTTTGTACATTGGCGTCATAATCGCCGCCATAATGGTAAAAATAATTCCACCCATTACAATGATCATCATGGGTTCTAAGGATTGGGTCAAAGATTTTATTGCTGTATCAACCTCAGATTCATAGATTTCTGAGAGTTTATTCATCATTTCAGGAACCTTATCGGAAGCTTCCCCAGCGCTTAGCATCCCGAGAACCATCTGTGGGAGCACTTGCGAACCTTGTAAGGAATCGGATAATTTTCCACCTTCTTTGATTTTGATAATCGCAGCATCAATTTCTTCTTTAAAAACAGTATGCCCAACCACATCCGATACAATATTCAGAGAAACAATTAAGGGAACTCGATTCAGGAGTAAAATAGAAAGGTTTCTTGCAAAATTAGAAACTAAAATTTTACGGAGTAAGGTTCCAATGACTGGTAGTCCCAGTAAAAATTTATCCCAAACTTTTTTACCTTCTTCCGAACTTTTCCATTTCAAAAATCCAAGAAAACTAAACGAGATCAGACCCAAAATAAAATACCAATAATTGGTTAATACATAGGATAAAAAAATCACAGCTCGTGTGAGAAGTGGAAGTTTTGCATCAAAGGATGCAAATAATTGTTCAATTTGGGGAATCACAACAACAAGTAAAAAGATAGATACACCAAGAGAAAGAAGTCCCATAATCATAGGATAAATCATTGCCACTTGCACTTTCGATTTCAATTCAGAAGACTTTTCTTCTAGTTCCGCTAACCGGTGCAAGGTGTTTTCATAATTCCCTGTAGACTCACCGACAGAAATCAAACTCGGATATTGGTCAGGAAACACAGTTTTATGTTTTTTCATCGACTCGGAAAGGCTTGAACCTTCCGTGATATCGGCCCTCATCTCAATTAAAACTTTTTTGAAATAGATATTTTCGACTTGGTCAATGATGGATAATAAACATTTATCAAGAGGAATTCCCGCTCCAATGAGAGTTCCTAGTTGTTTACAAAAAAGTCCAACTTCCTTTCTAGGAATTCGGTACAGCAGTTTGGATAAAAAAGGAAATAATTCTCTTTCTTCTTTTTCTCGATCTTCCTGGATCGAACGGACATACAATCCTTTTGCTTTTAATTTATTTCGTGCTGCTTGTAAATTGACAGCATCGATGATGTTCTTTTCTTCTTTTCCTTTTTTATTAAAGGCAACGTACGTATACAGTGGCATAAAACTTAAGATACCCGAAGGACTTCTTCAGGAGTAGTCACTCCCTCGATGACCTTATACTTTCCGTATTCTTGTAAGGTGGAAAGACCATTTTTGACTGCAAGTTCTTTGATCCGATTGGCATCAGCACCCTGTAAAATTGCACGTTTGATCTCATCATTCATGGTGAGGAGTTCATACAAACCAGTTCGTCCTTTGTATCCAGAATTGAGGCAAGAACTGCAACCTTTACCACGATACAATACACCATTTTTCAGTTCTTTTCTTAGGATGCCAAGTCCCGCCAAATCTTTGTCAGTTGGCCTGTAAGATGTTTTACAATCTTTACAGATCACACGTACTAACCTTTGCGCCATAAAACCAAGTACAGAACTTGTAATCAAATAAGGTTCAATCCCCATATCCACAAGCCTTGTCACAGCAGAAGAAGCATCGTTTGTGTGAAGGGTGGAAAAAACCAAGTGACCTGTAAGGGATGCTTGGATCGCAATCCTTGCAGTTTCTTCATCACGGATCTCCCCCACCATGACAACATCCGGGTCTTGTCGTAAAATCGAACGAAGTCCCGCTGCAAAAGTCAGTCCAATTTTATCATTCATCTGCATTTGGGAAATTCCATCCATTTGGTATTCCACTGGGTCTTCACAAGTGATGATGTTTCGTTCTTCTGTATTGATTTCAGAAAGTGCAGAATAGAGGGTTGTTGATTTTCCAGATCCTGTTGGACCAGTTACCAAAATAATTCCATACGGTTTATAAATGAGTTCTTTAAATTCTTTTAGGATTTGTGGGTTAAAACCCATCGTTTCAATGGAATACTTTTGATCGGTTTTATTCAATATCCTCATTACAATTCGTTCTCCGAATTGGCAAGGGATAATGGACACCCGAACATCCACATCTTTTCCAGCTAACCTAAGTTTGATTCGTCCATCTTGCGGAAGCCTGTTTTCCGCAATGTTTAGGTTCGACATAATTTTAATACGAGTCGAAATACCAGCCAAATAGGATTTTGGTGGATTTAATACTTTTTGTAAAACACCATCCACACGGTATCTGACCACAACAGACTTTTCAAATGGTTCAACGTGGATATCCGATGCCCTTTCCGAAACGGCTTGCGATAAAATCACATTCACCATTTTAATGATAGGTGCTTCATTGGATAAATCTAATGCATCGGATTCAAAGGCATCGGAAAGTTCTCCAAAACTTCCGTCCATCTCATCCATCATCTCTTTTGCTTCTGCAGTTGTTTTATCAAACTGAGAGTGGACGATTCGCATAATTTCGTTTTCTGTAGCAAGAACGAATTGGATTTCGTATCCTTTTAAGAAGGAACGCATATCATCCATGGGATGGAGATCCGTTGGATCACTTGTCGCAACAAAAACCTTTTTCCCTTTTACGAGGAAGGGAACAATTTTCGAACGTTGTACAAGTTTTAGTGGGATTTTGCTAAAAATTTCATCACTAGCAACAAACTCAAGTTTGTCGTAAAACTCCATTTTATGGAGTTTTGCAAGTGCCTTTAAGATATCGGTCTCAGAAGCGAGACCTTTTTTTTGAATGATGTGAGTGATGGGAAGGTTTGTTTTTTCCTGTTGTTTGGAAATATCTTCCAAATCCTTAATGGTAAGGATTCCATCTTCTAAAAGAATCTGACCTAAACTTTTTCTCATCTCAGTTTCTTTTCTCGTTCATCTACCATCCTTTCTTGTTCATTTTTCTTTTGGATGGTCATACGATCCGATTTATCTCGATCATCTAGGATATGCGGAGTTAAAAATACCATCAAATTGGTTTTTCGATTTTGATTGGTAGTGCGGCGAAATAAAGTTCCAAGGAGTGGGATCTCACCCAAAATTGGGATCTTTTGCACTTTTTTCTGTTTGTCATTCGAAAGAAGTCCTCCAATCACAATGGTTTGGATATTGTCCACAACGATGGTTGTTTTGATATCTCGTTTGTTGAAGGTTGGGTTTCCCCCCGTTGCTTCCGAAGAAATCCCCGCTACGTTTTTGATCTCTTGGTACAAATCAAGTGTGATCCGATTGTTTTTATTGATGTGAGGAGTAAATTTGAGTTTAATCCCTGTTGGACGGTATTCAAAGTTTGCCACTGTTACCGCATTGTCTCCACCAAGTCCCGCGTTTCTATTTTGGGTACGAACGGGAACGTCCTGACCCACATTGATCTCTGCTTCTTGGTTGTCTAGGGTCAAAATTTGAGGAGCAGACAATACATTGAAATTTTCATTGGTTGAGTTTGCGTTTAAGATACCAATGATTTGTTGTCCACCACGTCTGATAAAGCCAAGTGAAAATCCTGAAAGTGTGTTTACGTTTGTTGGTCTTCCATTTTTATCAATCACACCCCCTTGCGCCGCAAGACCAGTGTTAAACTGTCCATAGGCAAGTTCTTGGTATCTCCAATCGATACCAAAGTCATTTAGGTCAGTCGAACTGAGTTCGACAATGAGCACCTCAAGTAACACCTGTTTTCTCGGTGTATCTAAAATCTTAATGATCTTTTTGATTTCTTCCCATTCTTGTGGGGTTGCTGTCACAATGAGTGAGTTTGATTCTTTATGGGCAACTGCTTTGATTTTATCTTGTTTGCCAGGCACTCTCTGTGCTTGGGGATTTTGTTGTGGAGGAGGAGTTTGTTTCACTTCTTGCCCCGCTTCCCCAGGTTGGGTTTGCGCGGGAGCAACTGGTGCATCCGGCATATCCAATTTGACAAGGATGGCAGCTAGTTTTTCTGCTTCATTGTATTCCAATGTGTAGATATGAATGTCACCAGCAGACGAAATGGATCCTGGACCATCAGCTCTTACATCCAAATTATCAACTAACTTTAGTAACTTGTTAATGTCAGCAGTTGATCCTGAAAAGATAAGAGTATTTTGGTTTTTAGGAATGATGATATCTGTATCAGGACTTGTCACTCGTTTGAGAATTGGTTCGAGTTCGATCGCATTCGAAAATTCTAAAGGAACAATTTGTGTAATCGTTTTGTTTAAGGCAACTTCCGATTCAGAAACAGGTTCTTTTCCAATTCTGACAATTTGGGATTTGGCAAGTGCATCTTTGATCTTAACGACTTTGATGAGATCATTCTCTTCAATGAGTCCAAAACCTTGTGTTTCTAAAACAGACTTCATAAACCCAAACGCATCTTCAATGCGAACACGTTTTTGAGAGATGATGGTGATTTTTTTACCTTTCACCGCATCATCAATTAAGATGTTCTTTTTGATGATAGCACTCATTCCCATAAGGAAGTCTTTGAGTTCTGTGTCTCGCCAATCTGCAGTGAAACTAGCTGGTTCTTGAGACGTTTTTGCTTTTGGTTTCCCTTTCTCTTGGGAGAAATTGGGTGTCACAATTAAATAAAGGCAAATGCATAGTATAACGAATGGGAGACGATTTCTCATTTTAATTCCGAATGATAAATTCATATGTGATTATTTTGCCTTGTCGTTCTAAATCCACTGTAATTTTCGGAGCCTGTTTGATCGAACCCCAAATTTCCAACATTTTCTCTGTTTCATTGAGTGGCATTCCATTGACTCGTTTGATGATATCACCACCCCGCGCGCCAAGTGAATAAAAGACATGGTCTTTTGCCACCTGATAGATTTTGTAACCCTCGATCTTTCCGTCTACCAAATGAGGGCCAAACCTTGCATTTTTGTAAATGGTGTTTGGGTCCTTTAGCTTACGATTGACATCTTCTCTGGATAGAACTTTTTGAATGGTTTGGCTCGAAGGTCCCAAATTGGAGACAGCTGCCGCATCTTTTGGCCGGATTCTTTCTTTGGCTTGCGCTGGTGTTTCCCCAATATTGACGCGAAGGCTAAGGCCCCCTTTTTTAAGCACTACATAGTGTTGTTCAATGGTTTGGACTTTGTAACCACCTACCATTTCCCCTACACCATATTCTTCAGAATCATTGTTTTGTTTTTCCCTGATGGTAACCCGCGCAAAGGACCAGTGGCCAGACAAAGTACCTGTGACAAGCATCTGGTCATCATCTCCATTGTCTTGGGCGATTTCTGGGTCAAGAGGGCTTCCGTCCGCACCCCGTTTTGTGGCATCGTTCGGATCGAATACTTGTCCACGGATGAGATTCCCAGTGACTATATCTTCATAAGTACTAACAGCAAGGATGACTTCTTGTCTTGTTTGTTTGGGACGGACTTGGCTCCCCACATTCATCCCAGTTTCAGTCGAAAATAAAAGGAGAAGGACAAGTTTTAATAAATACGCAAGGGAAAACGAAAATAACAAAACCACCGGAATCAATGTTAAAAACTGACTCGATTGGATTCTTTGAAGGATTAAATTCATGCTCCCCACAAATCGGAGAAAAACTCCGATTACATTCCGGCTACTTCAGATTTGGGAAGTTTTGTGACATGTTTTTCTGTCATGCCAAGAGCTGATTCAGGATTCATAATTTTCCCGTTTCGGAACACTTCAAAATGCAAATGCGCCCCAGTTGCAGTCCCTGTCCTACCGACAAGTGCTACTACCCGGCCCATCTTCACCGTTTCCCCAACCTCAACTAAAATCTGAGAACAATGGGCGTAAACTGTTTTATACCCATTTTTGTGTTGGATGGTGACAGAATTTCCATACCCACCATTTCGACCCGTAAATACAACTTCACCATCTGCAGCCGAAAGGACAGGTGCCCCCACTTTTGCTGCTAGGTCTAGACCTGAGTGGTACACTCGGTTGTATTTGTTAAACGGGTCCACACGGCGTCCAAAACGAGATGTGACTCGGCTTTGTGGTACAGGTAAAATGAAAATCTTTTTTAAAACTACTCTGGAAGAGGATGCATTTTTGACTTGGACAGGCACTTCTAACACTTGGCCTACCTTCAATTGGTCATTCGTTAGGGAATTTGCTTTTTTAAGTTTCGCAACATCGATGGAAAAGGAACGGGCAATTTTGGAAAGATTGTCCTTTTTTTGGACCGTGTATTTTTTCACAACAATCCCAGATTCATGAACCACTGTGTTACTGACAACTGGGGATACATCGATATATTTCGGGAGGTCTAGTGAGGCAAGTTCCACTTCTTCCTCTTCTGATGTTTGGTTCACACCGACCGAGAATAATTTGTGAACTTCTGATTCTTGGGATTGGTTACTAAAAAGGCGAAATACCGTTCCATCACCAGAAGGAAGGCTATCATTGATTTCTTGGTGGATTTTTTGGAATGGATTGGCAGAAACACCTGTCCCACCCACAAACAACAAAACGAATGTTACCAACCGAAGAACCTTCACAGATATCCTATCGGGAACTAAACCGAAGATTCTTGAATGAGAAAGAAAGAAAGCTGGAAAATCAAAATAATCGAACAATGAGAGCATCCCAAACCTTTATTTCTTTGTTTTTTTGGCGTTTTGTTCCATGAGTGTGAATTTTTGGTTCACCCACTCTTCCACGTCCGCCAAGTCATATTCTCTTTTTTTCACATCATCATTGATGATATAGTCTGCAAGTTTTCCCACCGAAGACTCACGTGATTCTTGGATTGGGTATACTTTCAATTTTAAAAGAGAGGGAGTTGATTCGATGTAGATCTTAACTAGGGTACCTTTTTTCCAAACTTCCGTTTGGGAAAATTTGATATCATCACGCAGTGCGTATGTTTTCCCATCATAGAATTCATTGATCTCCCTTAACTTTTCTTTTTTGATCAGCCGTTGTGAACACTGGCTGAACACAAGGACAAGAACGAGGGGAAATACACGAATGATACTACAAACCAAAGCAAACTCTCAGGAAAAGTCACCATGATGCCTTAATTATGAAAAGTCTTTTTTATTTTTTGGACCAAAAGCGATTCATTCTACCTCTTTTCAATGTGGGACCCAAACGTGCAGAAGTTGGAAGTTTGTTATACGAATGGAATGGTACAAAAGAGATCCAAGTGGAGGTTGGGATTCGGAGGGGTTTCCCCCATTTTCAAATTTTGGGCAATGTCACTCAGGAAACAAAGGAGGCCAGAGACCGCATCCGTTTGGCAATAGAGGCCTCATCCTATGATTTTCCCATCGAAACCATCATCATTAATGTAAAACCCACACACATCCAAAAGAAGAAGGTCTGTTTGGATTTGGCAGTGGCAGTTGGAATATTACAAGCAACAGACCAAATCCAGATTCCAGACCCCAACATCCTCTATTTGGGAAACTTGGGCCTTGACGGTAGCCTTGTGGGAGGAAAAGAACTCCTCCCCTTCCTTTGGCAACGCGAAAGAGAAGAAAATAAAATCCTCTGTGTTCCGACGAGTTTGCGTTTCTTTCCCTTGCCAGAAGGTGAATATTATTTCCTTTCCCACTTACAAGGATTAGAATCCATCGGAAAACAAAAACCAGAAATTCGAAACCAAACATTCGAAACGAATGAGTCCCTTTTTTGGGAGGAAGTTCTCTTAAATCCCTATCAAATGAAAGTTTTCCAGGGATTGTTATATGCCATACTCGGTAACCACCATAGCATTTTACTAGGAAGTCCTGGTGCCGGGAAAACCATGTTACACCGGTTACTCGAACCCCTCCTCCCACCACGAAACCCTTCAATTTCCAAGTTGATTGGAAATTGGACTACAAAAGGTGACTTTGAGATCCCCACAAACAAACCTCCCTTTCGTTCGCCTCATCATTCTACCACTGAAGTGGGTTTAATTGGTGGTGGCCTTCCTTACCAACCTGGCGAAATCACAAAAGCAGAAGGAGGGATTTTGTTTTTAGATGAAGCACTCGAATTTAAGGATCGAATCTTAGAGAGTTTACGAATGCCAATGGAAGATTCTTATCTAGAAATCACAAGGATGAATGAAGTCACAAAAATCAAAACAGATTTCACGCTTTTACTTTCTTCGAATCCTTGCCCATGTGGAAATTACCAAAGCCAAAACCACTGCCATTGTTCCTTACAAAAAATTCGTTTGTACCTTCAAAAAATAAGTGGAGCATTTATTGATCGTATCACCGTATTCCAAACTTTATTTGAAACTTCAGAGGATCGGAATATACGATTGGAAGAAATTCGATTAAAACAGATTGTAAAAGAAAGATTTCGATTTCGAAAGGAAAAAACAATTCCTACCGGAGAACCACTCTCTATCTTGAAACAATTGGAAATGGGTAAAGATACAAAACATTTATCCCTACGAAAGAAAAAACAAATTGTTTCTCTCGCAAGGACGATTGCAGATTGGAACCTCTCCCCTAGAACAAAGGAAGTACATATTCAAGAGGCTTTGGATTATACTTTGGGATACCAGTGGATTTATAGCCTAGGTTGATTATTTGGAAATAAAATGTGATATTTCCATTGCAATCTTATTGATCGCATAATCCATATAGGCAGGATCATCGATTTTTTTCTTATAGGTATCAAATTTTTTTTGGATGGTAGATGCCATTCCCCTCTTGCGAAGGAGTACAGGATCAGGTCCAAATTCATCGGTTTCTGCTAAATTCCCAAATACACTAAATTGACTCATGTGGTTACTTCCTTGTAACAATCAAACTCTCATCCTTGAGAGCGTTTCCCTTGTGGGATACAAAACCAATCGGTTCGGTACAAAATTCCCTTGATGAAGTATTTAGAAGATTGACGAATAAAAACGCACTTCCTTTTTTTCGGTGATATGGAGCAAATTAAAGCTAG contains:
- the pilM gene encoding cell division protein FtsA, with translation MLSFDQYLAIDYGSTFLKGVLFKKVLGKVVILRTESLPVVELDENEGDPFEYNIIRFIQSFFPEENRFLINLGIHNLFVRDLTVPLVSEKAIQEVLPFEVENLVPYPMEELEVIGKTWRTGKDNSDVITFNVHHSELFRALKPFAKGDLTLSCLSLDSFVLSALITKNYPLLVAEKSILQLDLGGRYCILNVLHEGKLRHTRQIYIGGEEITAEFASILKVDLDEARLIKESLPVGFLFDSMDKSEETKFLNQFHISAIQFKSLRKFILAKLDQVVHEVENSIFSLPEQERPTLILLSGGASLYPKLTGYLEEKLGIKTGRYEFLGINDPSFVTSVATGVHFESRNRVNFLETGFAKKIHTNRFKLAAFKPHIILVSISLILLFGVFLIGIILDKRKIAANKQILIEKYKNGIGGELGEDEDPLDAANKKLKAERKKTEIYRLFLSQESVLDVLNEATEQFPSPEVLPFILDQFNFEEKEIQIYGRVNEFGEIGTIQSALEKSEKFTNIQIQNKRLITGVNKFKVSFKIKMDVVTPKDEP
- a CDS encoding general secretion pathway protein GspK, with translation MNHLRIRSFSTNKHWKKGFMVYLLVMAIGTASLFTASKFFEDAATEYRVARAQADGFRAHMLAKAGFMGAVGALKKIPEEVLYQSGLAMDPPPIPLGGGVIYYTMSPEDGKININSLVKIYDDQPNQRTIEMVTRLFYQFGLKREMIFPILDWIDENHQETGGGAEQYYYSRLSPPRKIKNAPFYSLSELLNVKGYDRSVVYESLKPKDYDKNNSKDFMTEEERALRSDKDYVLSNNITAYLPAGDSYDDRININTAPYFVLISLSDFMTKQAAMKILKLKLQKGGYIKELKDLETEPEFQVKTTGDLTLYKELAGEGTDVSGGRIKTKGEVYKITGVGIIKDKVVRKVTGLFDLTNNQMLYYTED
- a CDS encoding type II secretion system protein GspJ; translated protein: MNVLWKFYRLYRSSHSRRGFTLVEISIVVMIMAVIFTGIFSVFYTANKISKKGASNKGANRKDILYAMENIRGTLARTYFIDNQKRILFVGKQEGVTGARNDRIVFATSNPNSEEEGQASVREVSFYLRKMPNPKMEGLSYLIRREDEMVDTFPTQGGVEHILLENVKSFQMKFSERGDKWVDDWNSRTTKKIPRLIRFEIISLVGSAFVKYESLAHPVILYK
- a CDS encoding prepilin-type N-terminal cleavage/methylation domain-containing protein, with translation MQKLNLVKQSRNAFTLFEVTIAMAMAAMVMTYTYSMIAEGISYQKKAVLLANAVHLAKIKMAQVDSSTTMQTDTSRGSIDAFPGYTFETEIKEEEMDLLKLAGGPNAEELRKKAPKDMLGDKDVGLSDLMKKRGQKKSFETGGVLKVFRVKVSIFYMDGNKKETYSVETFRSAKY
- a CDS encoding prepilin-type N-terminal cleavage/methylation domain-containing protein, producing the protein MIIQPHSDKKRFPKWKRQIRDGLTLIEIVVVISILGLLMVIVGGSLRNLIIPSTEDISVKLQESFKFGYNKAQLTNQSVLFVYDFEKREYQFFLLKREESGLEEEPILKKTTLPFYSKIVSVRDLGGKPRNEGKIRIVFTPQGTTTDLFLYIGSDTEIKRTIQIYRYGGKIKIHKMEFFPEPDSNPIQKVSYGLDERDEQVDSNAKTQPR
- a CDS encoding type II secretion system protein GspG, giving the protein MKMKGKNRKIREGLTLIEITVVMLILGSLMAILYSSIGNRGEGEKKLKLKNDSAVLKTALERYLEVYDKYPSEEQGLQALIEKPDDDKIGDDYEPIIREKAVLKDPWKTPYVLKFEGAVPQILTLGEDKKEGGDGKNKDFNILSPDDYPAAFR
- a CDS encoding type II secretion system F family protein, with amino-acid sequence MPLYTYVAFNKKGKEEKNIIDAVNLQAARNKLKAKGLYVRSIQEDREKEERELFPFLSKLLYRIPRKEVGLFCKQLGTLIGAGIPLDKCLLSIIDQVENIYFKKVLIEMRADITEGSSLSESMKKHKTVFPDQYPSLISVGESTGNYENTLHRLAELEEKSSELKSKVQVAMIYPMIMGLLSLGVSIFLLVVVIPQIEQLFASFDAKLPLLTRAVIFLSYVLTNYWYFILGLISFSFLGFLKWKSSEEGKKVWDKFLLGLPVIGTLLRKILVSNFARNLSILLLNRVPLIVSLNIVSDVVGHTVFKEEIDAAIIKIKEGGKLSDSLQGSQVLPQMVLGMLSAGEASDKVPEMMNKLSEIYESEVDTAIKSLTQSLEPMMIIVMGGIIFTIMAAIMTPMYKLTQEIQGM